The genomic region tcaagtggagcatcacgaagagatcaaatgcttggagcttgccgtcctttgtggtgacaatggacttgtgaagatgtgcggaagagtggctcactcatagtggagtatgggggagcaatcaactagtcttcatcgagtcaacacaatcaagaaaggttgcggtgtgcaagttcaagtggagcatcacgaagagatcaaatgcttgaagcttgccgtcctttgtggtgacaatggacttgtgaagatgtgcggaagagtggctcactcatagtggagtatgggggagcaatcaaccagtcttcatcgagtcaacccaatcaagaaaggtggtccaacttgagggagtcaagatcgtcatcatctagctcaaatggaccatgtgcaaggcaaaggtttgcccttggtagattttctattttaccggtctcatgatggtagttgggaaaccgggttataggatcgattgccatactatcaaggggggctctggatgagtagcttgatcgtatcgttcgtagagatctcaaaccatttcatccttgcatcatctttcttggttcttgtttggttctctttgtgagtcttagagcttacggtcatcttgttgacaagcttgagttcatcgaaaacggagttcgcttgcttcttctatgatgttttcgatgttggaggttttgccggttcttctcggttggaggtttcactcctctttttgttaggcatacctcccctgcctcttcttactataaccagtcgctgttttgatgctactcgtcgtcttgtttccaacaagcttgagttttctcaattcggagctcatatgcagaagttatggcagttctggttttcttgagtgtggtttttgtcagggtcccagcggtagtaccatggtacccagcggtagtaccgctgaggagtcacaagcggcagtaccgctctgcagcggtagtaccggcggtgactccgcagcagtactaccgttggcttaccaggtccctaccgcgtcgattcgaggggtctttttctgtgtcggattgtgcggtacctcgctgcggcagtagtgcggcagtgccgcccttcctccgcggtagtaccgcccggtccctctttccctttacccttcgttctgcgcggcagtaccgccgaagggagcggtagtaccgcttaacccaGTAGTAGTACCGTTGTCTCCTGCGGTACTAccaccccaaggttcatgttttgttgctcctttttcCTGTTTCTTccgcctgagcggtagtaccgctcatggagcggtagtaccgctcgtgtgcgggctgagcacataacggttggattttccccctcctataaaagggggtcttcttctccattgaaccttatcctttgagctcgtgttcttcccccattgttgaccttcttcgagcttgctaattctcaatccctccatggattcttgctagtttttgagggaaaagagagaggagatctagatccacatctCCACCAATCaatttctcctctatgtgaggggaaccccttggatctagatcttggagttcttggtgttctccttcttgttcttcctcttattttcctccctagcattagttgctccggtgggatttgagagagaaggacttgggcactccgtgtgcccttgccattgcatttggtgcatcggtttgagttctccacggtgatacgtggaagtgaagtttgagaagcttattactcttgggtgtttgggcaccctagagcttgttcctcttgggtgccttggcgccctagacggttggtgttgttcggagctcaatcattgtggtgtaaagcttcgagcaagcgtcggggtctccaattaggttgtggagattgccccgagcaatttgacgggtaccggtgaccgcccccaagggttgccaaagtgtacgggttcggtgaccgcccccaagggttgccatttgtacgggtttggtgaccgccctcaagggtcccttagtggaatcatggcatcttgcattgtgcgagggcgtgaggagattacggtggccctagtggcttcttggggagcattgtgcctccacgccgctccaaacggagattagcatccgcaagggtgtgaacttcgggatacatcatcgtctccgcgtgcctcggttatctcttacccgagctctttacttatgcattttactttgtgatagtcatattgtttcttgtcatatatcttgctatcacatagttgcttatcttgattagcataagttgttggtgcacataggtgagcctaattgttttaggttttgtgcttgacagattaaccgctaggtttattccgcatttgttcaagcctaaattgtaattattttaaaacgcctattcaccccccccccccttctaggcgacatccacgatctttcagataAGGTCATACCAGCTTCACTAGGGAGAAGCGATAGCGGCTCATCGACAGATCATTCTGGCGGCGGTAGTGGTTGGTGGTACGGGGACCCAtatgtattattattattattattatttattgagGTGTTTTTGTATTTTCTgatgaatctttataatagatgCATATCATTTTCTCAAAAAGTGAATTATAAATGGAACGGTCTACCCAACTAATATGGAAGGGACTCGAGGGATATGTGGACTACACCTAAAGTATAAGGAATTCCACAAAACCAGGGGATGTTACCCTTAGGTTGGTGACGAACAATAGTTCTACTCAGAGGGGGATACCCCTCCATGAAGGACATAGTAATCGGAAATCGCTCCAGATGACACGACATGCCTTAGAAGCTTTCTCAAGCCCAAACAAAAGATGTGATGAACTCATCAGGACTCCTCTTTGTAGAATCGCCTGATATCAATGGCAAACAAAGAGAATACCGGTTTATGATGGTACCTTCTCGAAAGCCTTGTACCACTTTGCCTCATTAACATCGCGTATGTATGTAAGAGCGTACGTTAAGTACCTGCACCGAACAAGGGGGTGGTAAGGTTATTGAGGATCTTGTGACTTAGACACGGACGCCCACAACAGATGGGCTGCGCATCACCAAgtcatctccaccaccaccacgggcGATGAGAACGGGTTTCCCGACCGACATGTATCCAAGCATGGGAACTAAACCAACACAACATACCATGTATTACTTATTATGTATTCTTCTCAAGACATTGATCATCTCAGACACAAATACACACAAATCTTTTGTTCTTCTCAAACTTCTCACCATCCTTTTCCCTTTCATTGGCTGCTAATGAAGCTTCAAAAATTGTTTGTACCATTGGCTGCAAATGTAATCCTTCCATCAGTTCTATTGGGTTGAAAAGTGGTTTGTCTTTGTCCTCCTCACTTATCACCAGGCTTGGTCACAACAAGCAATTACACTCTGCAAGATTTCTTGTCATGCATGATAAACATCACTTCCAGGCTGGTGGTGCTCACTATGTCACCAAGCTATCTTGGCGACACATCATTGTGACATGTCTTGTGCACGTTGAGCCCGAACCCTTGCTCGGGTCCCATAAACACCTAATTCATTTGTATTGCAGTTATTCACTACCTTCCTCGGAAAGTACCAGCAGATTGTACACTGTAGAGGCCCTGGAACGACACCAGCCGTAGGGGGAAGGCAAGGTGTAGATTTCCCGGTCCCCATGTCAAAGACCATGCCTTGATCCCTACCTCTCCCACCTATCCAGTAGACACAGTTACCCTTGAGCCCTGGAACACCTTCAGCATGCATTGACACCGCATTGCTCCTCCCAACAAACACTGAGTATCCCCCCAAGTCAGCCACCGCGTCCCAGCAAGGCCTGCGTCGGGGATTATACTTGAGAACAAATATTTCATCCTCCTCTATACGGCGATGACTGCCTCCCGCCAGATGCAAAGTGACGGTACAACTAGCATTCCTCCGGATCTGGTATAGGTTGCCATTGCAGAACACCAGGTTCTTGGCACTTGTGAAATCCGAAACAGCTACGTACAGTGGGGTGAAACTGCTCACCGAAGAAAAGAGTAGTGGTTGCACGCTAGCCGGCGCATTCAGGTCCGATCCGGCATTGTGCATTTGAATGATGCGCCTGTTATGCGTTACAAGATCCTCTGCTGATGTCTGGTCCTCGATGATGACGGGTTCTCGGCGGCGACGTTCTGGTAGGCGGAGCACATAAACATTCCCAAATCGAGTGAGGCAGTAAACCATACCATTTTGACCAATTTGATGGTAGATGACATCGACGAGCTGGTCTCCGGTGGCAAGACGGACGCGGTCAAGGACGGCCCACCTCCTAGCCCCCGCGGTGACGTAGGCGAGCCTGTCGATGTCGCAGATGGTGGCCGTGATGAAGTCTTCCCTAGCGGGGTCAGGCGCGAAAACGATCTTGGAGAGCAAGCGGGTGTCGTAGATGAGCGGCGGTAGGAGGATCTCGGCGGCGGTGACTGGGTGGAAGAGGGTGAGCAGGCTTTGGCCGTCGTAGAGGCAGACGGAGAGGGCAAGCCACCCGCCTCCGCAACCGAGGTAGCTCCTAATCGGGTAGGTGGCCATGAACTCGAAGGAGCCGCGCATCGGGGGCGAGGCGTTGGGGCAGGACGAGCCTGAGGGGATTGCCTGGAGGCCGAAGGAGCGGTGCGCGGGGAGCGAGACGATGGCGGCGTGCCGACGTCTGGTGGCGTCGTCGCGGAGGAGGACGAGCAGCGATGGTGCAGGCGGCGCGAGCGCGCCACGCCACGCCGTGCAGGTGCCGCGCACGCTGGTGTAGAACCTGAGGTCGTCGAGGCCATCGGCGACGCGACAGAGGAGCTCCGGCCGCAGATCTATCCAGCCTTGGAACGACGGCATGGCTGGCGGCGGAGGGGGGGATTCTTGCCTCTTTTTCTGTGAGGAA from Triticum aestivum cultivar Chinese Spring chromosome 4A, IWGSC CS RefSeq v2.1, whole genome shotgun sequence harbors:
- the LOC123087422 gene encoding uncharacterized protein, translating into MPSFQGWIDLRPELLCRVADGLDDLRFYTSVRGTCTAWRGALAPPAPSLLVLLRDDATRRRHAAIVSLPAHRSFGLQAIPSGSSCPNASPPMRGSFEFMATYPIRSYLGCGGGWLALSVCLYDGQSLLTLFHPVTAAEILLPPLIYDTRLLSKIVFAPDPAREDFITATICDIDRLAYVTAGARRWAVLDRVRLATGDQLVDVIYHQIGQNGMVYCLTRFGNVYVLRLPERRRREPVIIEDQTSAEDLVTHNRRIIQMHNAGSDLNAPASVQPLLFSSVSSFTPLYVAVSDFTSAKNLVFCNGNLYQIRRNASCTVTLHLAGGSHRRIEEDEIFVLKYNPRRRPCWDAVADLGGYSVFVGRSNAVSMHAEGVPGLKGNCVYWIGGRGRDQGMVFDMGTGKSTPCLPPTAGVVPGPLQCTICWYFPRKVVNNCNTNELGVYGTRARVRAQRAQDMSQ